The following are encoded together in the Microcoleus sp. FACHB-68 genome:
- a CDS encoding cation:proton antiporter, which yields MVDVITGVSTFTPTNWSLAAGSLGPVLAAATETATEAQGPMILAGVLLSLVVIYLASKIGGEFSNWLGFPPVLGELVAGVIVGVSALHLLVFPEGVADSSGSALIAFLQATAGLTPETANATFQVQSEVISVLAELGVIVLLFEIGLESNLRELIEAGVQATLVAVVGVTVPFVIGTVGLIALFNFATVPAVFAGAALTATSIGITSRVLTEIGALKSKEGQIIIGAAVIDDVLGIIILAVVASLAKTGEVDVYNVVYLIISASVFLVGAILLGRFINTSFVALADQLKTRGQIIMPAIIFALVLSYIGAAIHLEAILGAFAAGLVLDETDKRKELQRQVIPIADILVPIFFVTVGAKTNLGVLNPAVPANREGLIIATFLIGVAILGKVVAGFSVFGQEKINRLAIGVGMIPRGEVGLVFAAVGSDSGALSEALEVAIILMVILTTFIAPPLLRVVFQQPAVADTPQESE from the coding sequence ATGGTTGATGTCATAACCGGGGTGAGTACCTTCACCCCAACCAACTGGAGCCTCGCTGCCGGCTCGCTGGGGCCGGTTCTCGCAGCCGCAACCGAAACGGCAACAGAAGCACAAGGCCCAATGATCCTAGCCGGCGTGCTACTGAGTTTAGTTGTAATTTATCTTGCCAGCAAAATCGGTGGAGAATTTTCTAACTGGCTGGGGTTCCCCCCCGTACTGGGCGAACTGGTGGCTGGGGTTATCGTCGGCGTTTCAGCTTTGCATTTGCTGGTGTTTCCAGAAGGCGTAGCAGACAGTTCCGGTTCTGCGCTCATCGCCTTCCTCCAAGCCACTGCCGGCCTGACTCCTGAGACCGCAAACGCCACATTCCAAGTTCAGAGCGAAGTCATCTCAGTTTTAGCCGAACTGGGCGTGATTGTTTTGCTATTTGAAATTGGTCTGGAATCGAACTTAAGAGAACTGATAGAAGCCGGCGTTCAAGCAACTCTCGTCGCCGTCGTGGGGGTGACAGTACCCTTTGTTATCGGCACAGTCGGGCTGATTGCCTTGTTTAACTTTGCCACTGTTCCAGCGGTGTTTGCTGGGGCTGCTTTAACGGCTACTAGCATTGGAATTACTTCCAGAGTGCTCACAGAAATTGGAGCACTCAAATCGAAAGAAGGTCAGATTATCATTGGCGCGGCGGTGATCGACGACGTTCTGGGGATCATCATCCTAGCCGTGGTGGCGAGTTTGGCCAAAACCGGCGAAGTGGACGTGTACAACGTTGTTTATCTGATTATCAGTGCCAGCGTTTTCCTCGTCGGTGCCATTCTGTTGGGGCGTTTTATCAACACCTCGTTTGTGGCACTGGCCGATCAACTCAAAACACGCGGCCAGATCATCATGCCGGCTATCATCTTCGCCTTGGTTCTGTCTTATATTGGCGCAGCAATCCATTTGGAAGCGATTTTAGGTGCCTTTGCTGCTGGACTCGTCTTAGATGAGACAGATAAGCGCAAAGAGTTGCAAAGACAGGTTATCCCCATTGCCGATATCCTGGTACCGATCTTTTTTGTTACCGTGGGGGCTAAAACCAACTTAGGCGTTCTCAATCCAGCAGTTCCCGCGAATCGAGAAGGTCTGATCATTGCCACTTTCCTAATTGGAGTGGCTATTCTGGGTAAAGTAGTTGCCGGTTTCAGCGTCTTTGGTCAAGAAAAGATCAACCGCTTAGCCATTGGCGTCGGCATGATTCCGCGAGGTGAAGTGGGACTTGTGTTTGCCGCTGTTGGATCAGACAGTGGTGCGCTCTCTGAAGCTTTGGAAGTCGCGATTATTCTCATGGTGAT
- a CDS encoding carbon-nitrogen hydrolase family protein has product MKSYLAAALQMTSLPDLQKNLVQAEELIDLAVRRGAELVSLPENFSFLGEEKDKIAQAEEIAQQSEKFLKTMAQRFQVTIVGGGFPVPEDSGKVYNTALLVDPTGTEQARYKKVHLFDVNLPDGNTYQESSTVMAGTTLPPVYPSEHLGNIGLSVCYDVRFPELYRHLSYKGAEVLFVPAAFTAYTGKDHWQVLLQARAIENTCYVIAPAQTGRHYAMRHSHGHAMIIDPWGVILADAGDRPGVAIAEIEPSRIEQVRRQMPSLLHRVFV; this is encoded by the coding sequence ATGAAATCTTATCTAGCCGCCGCTCTCCAAATGACCAGCTTGCCTGACCTGCAAAAAAACCTGGTTCAGGCAGAAGAATTGATTGATCTTGCCGTGCGTCGTGGTGCCGAGTTGGTCAGCTTGCCAGAAAACTTCTCCTTTCTAGGAGAAGAAAAGGACAAGATTGCCCAAGCCGAAGAGATCGCGCAGCAGAGTGAAAAATTCCTCAAAACGATGGCCCAGCGCTTTCAGGTGACAATCGTGGGCGGTGGCTTCCCAGTACCGGAAGACAGCGGCAAAGTCTATAACACAGCACTGCTGGTAGATCCCACCGGCACCGAACAAGCTCGGTATAAAAAAGTGCACCTGTTTGATGTGAACTTGCCCGATGGCAACACTTATCAAGAATCGAGCACGGTAATGGCCGGCACAACACTACCGCCGGTTTATCCTTCTGAACATCTCGGTAACATCGGACTCTCGGTTTGTTATGATGTCCGCTTCCCGGAACTGTACCGGCACCTTTCTTACAAAGGCGCGGAAGTTTTATTTGTCCCCGCCGCCTTCACTGCCTACACCGGCAAAGATCACTGGCAAGTGCTGCTGCAAGCCAGAGCCATTGAAAACACCTGCTATGTGATTGCACCGGCACAAACAGGCCGGCACTACGCCATGCGCCACTCACACGGCCACGCCATGATCATAGATCCTTGGGGCGTAATTCTCGCCGATGCCGGTGACAGACCGGGAGTTGCAATCGCCGAAATTGAACCCAGTCGCATCGAGCAAGTGCGCCGGCAAATGCCCTCCCTGCTGCATCGCGTTTTTGTCTAA